One part of the Nematostella vectensis chromosome 8, jaNemVect1.1, whole genome shotgun sequence genome encodes these proteins:
- the LOC125570217 gene encoding uncharacterized protein K02A2.6-like, with protein sequence MDSDAERVCKSCHGCQVVGQFAAPEPMKRSEPPSGPWQDLAIELMGPMPTGESLLAIADYYSRFYEVVIMNSTTSHKVVNALTQIFARFRFPHSIKSDNGSQFVSEEFTRYLRECRIEHRTSPPLWPQSNGEVERQTRTLLKALKIAAVEGKNWRNELPTFLLAYRSTPQATTGATTPFLMFGTELKTKLPELRGEKSISDESMRDFEWRNKLSQKSYADDKRHAVSSPIVPGDKVLLENTKTSGELEPNFKTEPYMQWGVPLV encoded by the coding sequence ATGGACAGTGACGCCGAGCGTGTCTGCAAATCTTGTCACGGATGTCAAGTGGTTGGGCAGTTTGCTGCCCCAGAACCAATGAAAAGGTCGGAACCGCCGTCCGGACCGTGGCAAGACCTGGCCATCGAGCTCATGGGGCCAATGCCGACAGGAGAAAGCTTGTTAGCAATAGCTGATTATTACAGTCGTTTTTACGAGGTAGTTATTATGAACTCAACTACATCACACAAGGTAGTTAATGCCCTAACCCAAATCTTCGCCAGGTTCAGATTCCCTCACTCGATTAAGTCGGATAATGGGTCCCAGTTCGTCAGCGAAGAGTTTACAAGATATCTACGGGAATGCAGGATCGAGCACAGGACATCGCCACCACTTTGGCCGCAGTCAAATGGCGAAGTTGAACGACAGACCCGCACGCTGTTAAAGGCACTCAAGATAGCAGCGGTGGAAGGCAAGAACTGGAGAAACGAGCTGCCAACATTTCTGTTAGCATATCGTTCTACTCCGCAAGCGACCACGGGAGCGACCACACCATTTTTGATGTTCGGTACAGAGCTCAAAACAAAATTGCCAGAACTCAGAGGGGAGAAGTCAATTTCGGATGAGAGTATGAGGGATTTCGAATGGAGGAACAAGTTGAGTCAAAAGAGTTATGCGGACGACAAGCGTCATGCGGTAAGCAGTCCTATAGTACCAGGGGACAAGGTGTTGCTGGAAAACACCAAAACATCTGGGGAACTGGAGCCGAATTTTAAAACAGAACCGTATATGCAATGGGGTGTCCCTCTTGTGTAA